The Spirosoma foliorum genome has a window encoding:
- a CDS encoding Fic family protein, which yields MYIRQGGSGLNAGKPVYTPPRGQGVLEAKLANLVTFQNDDKTYRIDPLLKMAIGHFQFEAIHPFRDGNGRTGRLFNIHYLTQKGLLDYPILYLSRYIVEHKEAYYNALAGVSQRGDWQGWLLYMLRAVEETAGLTYEKINHIIAARDAVLSVITSQKGISRPDQLTQKIFTQPVTRVRHLTEDRTYSENTARDYLNKLVDVGVVERKTVGGHHYFINRELYSILAE from the coding sequence GTGTATATTCGGCAGGGAGGTAGTGGTTTAAACGCAGGTAAACCCGTTTATACTCCCCCACGAGGTCAAGGCGTGCTGGAGGCAAAACTAGCCAACTTAGTTACCTTCCAGAATGACGATAAAACGTATCGGATTGATCCTTTACTAAAGATGGCAATTGGCCACTTTCAGTTTGAGGCTATCCACCCATTTCGGGATGGGAATGGTCGAACCGGGCGTCTATTCAACATCCATTACCTAACCCAGAAAGGATTACTGGATTACCCCATTCTGTACCTAAGTCGCTATATAGTCGAACATAAAGAAGCTTATTACAACGCGCTGGCTGGGGTTTCACAACGGGGCGATTGGCAGGGGTGGCTACTGTATATGCTTAGAGCAGTAGAAGAAACAGCTGGTTTGACCTATGAAAAGATCAATCATATCATCGCTGCTCGTGATGCCGTATTATCAGTAATTACCAGCCAGAAAGGCATTAGTCGGCCCGATCAACTCACTCAGAAAATCTTTACACAGCCCGTAACTCGGGTTCGGCATCTAACTGAAGATCGAACTTACTCAGAGAATACGGCTCGGGATTATCTGAATAAATTAGTAGACGTAGGCGTTGTAGAGCGCAAAACAGTAGGTGGCCATCATTACTTTATCAATAGAGAACTGTATAGTATTTTGGCAGAGTAG
- the fucP gene encoding L-fucose:H+ symporter permease — MQATTAPGKSTPASFTENKYLVTLVFVTSLFMFWGIAITMGDVLNKHFQHVLSLTKTQSAFVQFAIFGAYFVMGIPAGLFMKRFGYKNGVLLGLGLFATGAFLFVPAAAAVSFTYFGIALFILGCGLSTLETVAHPFVASLGDQRTSDQRINFAQAFNALGAIIGPAIGSYFLLRNNTEGSTDLTSVKTLYIAIGSVIATIAILFSFVKVPALTDPHAAVADPDAANVDVEPGKTLFQHTHFVWAVIAQTFNVAAQGGTWAFFINYGHEKMGFSDAVAGNYMVLFMGLMLVGRFVGTFLMRFVAPHTLLAIFAGANILMCLIITQSLGWPSFIALLMLNFFFSIMFPTIFSLGLKNLGSHTQQGASFISMGVAGGAVFPFLMGMAAEKDVANAYYLPIICYAVIFLFGAKFYKVK, encoded by the coding sequence ATGCAGGCAACAACCGCACCTGGCAAATCGACGCCAGCTAGTTTTACCGAAAACAAATACCTCGTCACCCTCGTTTTTGTTACCTCTCTTTTCATGTTTTGGGGTATCGCCATTACCATGGGCGATGTCTTGAACAAACATTTTCAGCACGTTTTGAGCCTCACTAAAACGCAATCGGCTTTTGTCCAGTTTGCTATTTTTGGCGCTTATTTCGTAATGGGCATTCCGGCTGGCTTGTTCATGAAGCGGTTTGGCTACAAAAACGGTGTATTACTAGGGCTTGGGCTGTTTGCCACGGGCGCGTTTTTGTTTGTGCCTGCTGCAGCAGCTGTTTCCTTTACTTATTTTGGGATTGCTCTTTTCATTCTCGGTTGTGGCCTGTCTACCCTCGAAACGGTTGCTCACCCATTTGTAGCCTCCCTTGGCGACCAGCGTACCAGCGACCAGCGAATCAATTTCGCACAGGCGTTCAACGCCTTAGGAGCCATCATCGGACCAGCCATCGGGTCTTATTTTCTTTTACGCAACAATACCGAAGGAAGCACCGACCTAACGTCTGTGAAGACCTTATATATTGCCATCGGTAGTGTTATTGCAACCATTGCCATTCTTTTCTCTTTCGTAAAAGTCCCTGCTTTAACAGATCCTCATGCCGCAGTAGCCGATCCCGACGCAGCGAATGTCGACGTAGAGCCAGGAAAAACTCTTTTTCAACATACGCACTTCGTCTGGGCAGTAATTGCCCAGACGTTTAATGTGGCTGCACAGGGAGGAACCTGGGCATTTTTCATCAATTACGGTCATGAGAAAATGGGCTTCTCAGACGCAGTCGCAGGCAACTACATGGTGCTGTTTATGGGACTGATGTTAGTCGGACGTTTTGTCGGTACGTTCCTGATGCGGTTTGTAGCTCCCCATACCCTGCTGGCCATCTTTGCCGGGGCTAATATTCTGATGTGCCTCATCATTACGCAAAGTTTGGGCTGGCCTTCTTTCATTGCCCTGCTCATGCTGAATTTCTTCTTCAGCATCATGTTCCCAACCATTTTTAGTCTGGGTTTGAAAAATCTGGGATCGCATACGCAACAGGGAGCTTCCTTTATTTCAATGGGCGTAGCCGGTGGTGCAGTATTTCCATTTTTGATGGGTATGGCCGCGGAAAAAGATGTAGCCAATGCGTACTACCTGCCAATTATCTGTTACGCAGTGATTTTCCTTTTTGGAGCGAAGTTTTATAAGGTGAAGTAA
- the kduI gene encoding 5-dehydro-4-deoxy-D-glucuronate isomerase yields MQTELTSPASETVFESRYASSPNEVKGMNTDQLRQNFLIENLFVANQFRWTLSFFDRYLTGGIMPTSGQVTLEAPDQLKAAYFLERRELGIINVGGSGQVVADGTTYDLEYKEALYIGQGTKSVQFSSHDEANPAKFYLNSTPATHSYPSRKIARSEAEVVELGSMETANHRVINKLLVNSVLPTCQLQMGMTELKAGSVWNTMPAHTHDRRMEVYFYFEVPQGQSVCHFMGQPQETRHIWMQNEQAVISPNWSIHSGAGTSNYTFIWGMAGENLDYGDMDFCAITDLK; encoded by the coding sequence ATGCAAACTGAATTGACCTCACCGGCCAGTGAAACCGTTTTTGAAAGCCGATATGCCAGCTCGCCCAACGAGGTAAAAGGAATGAATACCGACCAGTTACGACAGAATTTCCTCATCGAAAATCTGTTCGTTGCGAATCAGTTTCGTTGGACATTATCTTTCTTCGATCGTTACCTAACTGGTGGTATTATGCCCACTTCAGGGCAGGTAACGTTAGAAGCCCCCGATCAGCTCAAAGCGGCTTATTTCCTCGAACGTCGTGAGTTAGGTATCATTAACGTTGGTGGTTCAGGACAGGTAGTAGCCGATGGTACTACCTACGATTTAGAATACAAAGAGGCTCTTTATATTGGTCAGGGCACGAAAAGTGTTCAATTTAGCTCGCACGATGAAGCTAATCCGGCTAAATTCTACTTAAACTCTACGCCCGCAACTCACAGCTATCCCAGCCGGAAAATAGCTCGCTCGGAAGCAGAAGTTGTTGAATTGGGCAGCATGGAAACCGCTAACCACCGGGTGATTAATAAACTGCTGGTGAATAGCGTTTTACCAACCTGTCAATTACAAATGGGTATGACCGAGTTGAAAGCGGGTAGCGTTTGGAATACTATGCCCGCTCATACGCATGACCGGCGCATGGAAGTCTATTTTTACTTCGAAGTGCCGCAGGGTCAAAGTGTCTGTCATTTCATGGGGCAACCGCAGGAAACCCGCCATATCTGGATGCAAAACGAACAGGCGGTTATTTCGCCTAACTGGTCGATTCACTCCGGGGCTGGCACGTCGAATTATACGTTCATTTGGGGAATGGCCGGTGAAAACCTCGACTATGGCGATATGGATTTCTGCGCGATTACTGATTTAAAATAA